From Salmo salar chromosome ssa04, Ssal_v3.1, whole genome shotgun sequence, one genomic window encodes:
- the LOC106603711 gene encoding aquaporin-11 — translation MTDLGISLALLATTVLLCEATRRLISRLFSGKDYAIYLVEIVSTYQLCACTHELKVLGEVGRIEPHIALTLTFIITVVHVITFHGAFANPNGAIENVYRKNITGKAAVARITCMFIGGEAAQLLVPHIWSLGLSDHHLRHKRFGFKCFSPINGSLLEAAGVELACTFAVQAAVLHIHKLDERFHAPVIAAVITSLVYSGGHISGAVFNPIMAFSVQFPCTGHTLLEYAFVYWLGPVIGMAMCILLFDKIIPLLSGKSTMGLGIPVVQKKKIQ, via the exons atgacagacTTGGGGATTTCACTGGCACTACTGGCGACAACAGTACTTCTCTGCGAGGCGACGCGCAGACTGATCTCGCGCCTCTTCTCTGGCAAGGATTATGCGATTTACCTAGTGGAAATTGTCTCGACCTACCAGCTCTGTGCATGTACGCACGAACTCAAAGTCCTGGGCGAAGTTGGCAGAATCGAACCGCATATAGCACTCACACTGACTTTCATAATCACTGTGGTCCACGTAATAACTTTTCACGGGGCGTTCGCCAACCCAAATGGTGCTATCGAGAACGTTTACCGCAAGAATATCACAGGGAAAGCTGCGGTGGCGCGCATAACTTGTATGTTTATAGGTGGGGAAGCAGCGCAGCTCCTCGTGCCCCACATTTGGTCCTTGGGTCTGTCCGACCACCACCTCAGGCACAAAAGGTTCGGATTTAAATGCTTCAGTCCCATCAATGGGTCCCTGTTGGAGGCCGCTGGTGTGGAGCTGGCTTGCACTTTCGCTGTCCAAGCCGCAGTCCTCCACATTCATAAACTAGACGAGAGATTCCATGCCCCTGTCATCGCTGCTGTCATTACATCACTGGTTTACTCAG GTGGTCATATTTCAGGGGCTGTTTTCAACCCAATCATGGCTTTCTCCGTCCAGTTCCCCTGCACTGGACACACCTTACTGGAATATGCTTTTGTCTACTGGCTAGGACCAGTCATAG GCATGGCCATGTGCATCCTGCTCTTTGACAAAATCATCCCACTCCTATCTGGGAAAAGCACAATGGGCCTGGGCATCCCTGTTGTCCAGAAGAAGAAGATACAGTAA